The Bombus fervidus isolate BK054 chromosome 1, iyBomFerv1, whole genome shotgun sequence genome includes a window with the following:
- the Tao gene encoding serine/threonine-protein kinase Tao: MPAVPRPGSLKDPEIAELFEKNDPEKIFEDLREIGHGSFGAVYYARCLLTKEIVAIKKMSYVGKQTVEKWQDILKEIRFLRQLNHPNTIEYKGCYLRDHTAWLVMEYCLGSASDIIEVHKRPLKEDEIAAICEGVLRGLHYLHSLGRIHRDVKAGNILLTENGTVKLADFGSASIKCPANSFVGTPYWMAPEVILAMDEGQYDGKVDVWSLGITCIELAERKPPYFNMNAMSALYHIAQNDTPTLNSPDWSDVFRHFVEVCLTKSPTERPASGKLLSHQFVTRTRSPQVLIDLIQRTKAAVRELDNLNYRKMKKILMIDACETESTVGDADDTPDEQTGGDSSKSNSITSEHSIHSMGVSASSQSSSTNSLPLPNADANDYTTGSVRNRHKISAGGVTANLLEHGANNFATIRTTSIVTKQQKEHMQEEMHEQMSGYKRMRREHQGALVKLEERCKMEMESHKQLLDKEYETLLQQFSKELEKLQLRHLQELERKLKQNQNAEKKLHKEITSRQEADRKALEAQQKKDYKVYKERWKKELSQDEVTPKRQRDATLQSHKDNLRQMEAQEEQRLARGQREYLDLEIRKFRRKKLLVFHSLEQELLREELNKRQQQLEQAHNMLLRHHEKTQELEYRQQRAVHTLREDQVHRQHATELSNQQDYMQRAERDLRKKHALELKQQPKSLKQKEMQIRKQFRETCKIQTRQYKALKAQILQTTAKEEQKAVIKKLKEEQRRKLALLGDQYEQSIAEMLQKQSIRLDESQEVECHNLKERLNYELEILMAYQSKNKMQAEAQRNRERRELEDRVSVRRALLEQKMELETQEFLRERSERIRLLHERQERELQQFDEESARIGFSALAIAEASKESYPDDESLSGSMLSLAHSNSSTSFPPNSL; this comes from the exons ATGCCAGCTGTTCCAAGGCCTGGTAGCCTTAAGGACCCAGAGATTGctgaattatttgaaaaaaatgatccggagaaaatatttgaagactTACGTGAAATCGGGCATGGTAGTTTTGGGGCTGTTTATTATGCACGATGTTTGCTTACCAAAGAAATTGTTGCCATCAAGAAAATGTCATATGTGGGAAAACAAACTGTTGAGAAGTGGCAGGATATCTTGAAAGAAATTCGATTTCTTAGGCAACTTAACCATCCTAACACAATAGAGTATAAGGGCTGTTATCTCAGGGACCACACTGCCTGG ttGGTAATGGAATATTGCCTTGGTTCTGCATCAGACATTATTGAAGTTCATAAGAGACCATTAAAAGAAGATGAAATAGCTGCAATTTGTGAAGGTGTGCTACGTGGTTTGCATTATCTTCATTCTCTTGGAAGAATACATCGAGATGTCAAAGctggaaatattttacttaccGAAAATGGGACAGTAAAATTGGCAGATTTTGGATCGGCAAGCATAAAGTGTCCAGCAAATAGCTTTGTAGGAACTCCTTATTGGATGGCACCAGAAGTGATATTAGCTATGGATGAAGGACAATATGATGGAAAAGTGGATGTATGGTCTTTGGGGATAACAtgtattgaattag cGGAGCGAAAACCaccttattttaatatgaatgcTATGAGTGCTCTGTATCACATTGCTCAGAATGACACACCAACTTTAAATTCTCCAGACTGGTCAGATGTTTTTCGTCACTTCGTTGAAGTGTGTCTAACTAAAAGTCCAACTGAAAGGCCAGCCTCTGGTAAACTGTTATCA CATCAATTTGTCACCAGAACGCGTTCTCCACAAGTTTTAATAGACTTAATTCAGAGAACGAAAGCTGCTGTTAGAGAATTGGATAATTTGAATTATCGGAAAATGAAGAAGATCTTAATGATCGATGCTTGTGAAACTGAAAGTACAGTTGGTGATGCTGATG ATACTCCAGATGAACAAACAGGTGGTGATAGTAGCAAGAGCAATTCAATTACCTCAGAGCATTCAATTCATTCAATGGGTGTTTCTGCCAGTTCTCAAAGTTCCTCCACCAACAGCTTGCCACTGCCAAATGCTGATGCAAATGATTATACCACGGGATCTGTACGAAATAGACATAAAATATCAGCAGGTGGTGTCACTGCCAATCTTCTTGAACATGGTGCCAATAATTTTGCAACAATTAGGACGACATCGATTGTAACTAAACAACAAAAAGAACATATGCAAGAGGAAATGCATGAACAAATGAGTGGATATAAACGAATGAGGCGGGAACATCAAGGTGCTTTG gtaAAATTAGAAGAACGTTGCAAAATGGAAATGGAATCCCATAAACAATTATTAGATAAAGAATATGAAACTCTTTTACAACAGTTTAGTAAAGAATTGGAAAAACTTCAATTAAGGCATTTGCAAGAATTAGAACGTAAGCTTAAACAAAACCAAAATGCTGAGAAAAAATTACACAAAGAAATTACAAGTAGACAGGAAGCAGATCGGAAAGCATTAGAAGCACAGCAAAAGAAAGACTATAAG GTTTACAAAGAAAGatggaaaaaagaattatctCAGGATGAAGTTACACCGAAGCGACAACGAGATGCTACACTTCAGAGTCACAAAGATAATTTACGACAAATGGAAGCGCAAGAAGAGCAACGCCTTGCAAGAGGACAAAGAGAATACCTTGACCTCGAAATTCGTAAATTCCGTAGAAAAAAGCTACTTGTTTTTCATAGTTTGGAACAAGAGCTACTTCGAGAA GAATTAAATAAGAGACAACAACAATTAGAACAAGCACATAATATGTTATTACGACATCATGAAAAAACACAAGAACTTGAATACAGGCAACAAAGGGCAGTTCATACTCTTAGAGAAGATCAAGTTCATCGACAACATGCTACAGAACTTTCTAATCAACAAGATTATATGCAAAGAGCAGAACGTGATTTACGTAAAAAGCATGCATTGGAGCTCAAACAACAACCTAAGAGTCTCAAA cAAAAAGAAATGCAAATTCGAAAACAATTTAGAGAAACATGTAAAATACAAACGCGACAATATAAGGCATTAAAAGCtcaaatattacaaacaaCAGCTAAAGAAGAGCAAAAGGCTGttatcaaaaaattaaaagaagaacaaagaaGGAAGTTAGCTTTATTGGGTGATCAGTATGAACAAAGTATTGCTGAAATGCTCCAGAAACAAAGTATACGTTTAGATGAATCACAAGAAGTTGAATGCCATAATCTCAAG gaaaggttaaattatgaattagaAATTCTAATGGCATATCAATCTAAGAATAAAATGCAAGCCGAAGCTCAAAGAAACAGAGAACGTCGTGAATTAGAAGATCGAGTATCAGTTAGACGAGCTTTGCTTGAACAGAAAATGGAGCTTGAAACTCAGGAATTCCTTCGTGAACGTAGTGAGCGGATACGTTTATTACATGAAAGACAAGAACGTGAATTACAACAATTTGATGAGGAAAGTGCAAGAATAGGATTCAG TGCTCTGGCGATAGCTGAGGCATCAAAAGAATCTTACCCAGACGATGAAAGCCTTAGTGGCTCAATGTTAAGTCTGGCTCACAGTAATAGTTCTACATCCTTCCCCCCTAATAgtctttaa
- the Nipsnap gene encoding protein nipsnap — MAAVFRRFRAVQITVIGKTKLPSFVTSRSFAKSSIRQDISEGWINKLFVRKIEPTKESHSRMLSDKGVIYALHTHNIRPDSIDKYLTNYEEIVNIINSKKSELKLELVGSWTVVAGDIDQALHLWRYSGGYDSVDRTQIELSKEEAYRQLLKENGKYLRSRYLQYLLAFSYWPPLTKRNGSNIYEIRSYRLQPGTMIEWGNNWAKAINYRRNNNEPFAGFFSQIGRLYNVHHIWCYKNLQARMETRESAWRSPGWDECVAYTVPLIRETHSRILRPTNFSPTK, encoded by the exons ATGGCTGCCGTTTTTAGAAGATTCAGAGCCGTGCAGATCACGGTGATCGGCAAAACTAAACTACCGTCATTTGTTACCAGCCG ATCTTTTGCAAAGTCATCGATCCGACAGGATATCAGCGAAGGATGGATAAACAAGCTTTTCGTAAGAAAAATCGAGCCAACCAAAGAGTCTCATTCAAGGATGCTGTCAGATAAAGGAGTTATTTACGCCTTGCACACGCACAATATTCGACCCGATTccattgataaatatttgaccAATTA TGAAGAGATTGTTAACATTATAAACTCCAAGAAATCTGAATTGAAATTGGAGCTAGTTGGTTCATGGACTGTCGTAGCTGGTGATATCGATCAAGCGTTGCATCTATGGCGATACTCTGGTGGCTATGATAGTGTTGACCGCACACAAATTGAATTGTCTAAAGAAGAG GCATATCGACAATTATTGAAAGAGAATGGCAAATATCTACGGTCacgttatttacaatatttattggcATTTAGCTATTGGCCTCCTCTTACAAAACGAAATGGTTcgaatatatatgaaatacgtAGTTATAGGTTACAGCCTGGAACTATGATTGAATGGGGTAATAATTGGGCAAAAGCCATCAATTATAGACGTAACAACAATGAACCATTTGCTGGTTTCTTTTCACAAATTGGTAGATTATATAATGTCCATCATATTTGGT GCTATAAAAATCTCCAAGCACGAATGGAAACTCGTGAAAGTGCATGGAGATCTCCAGGATGGGATGAATGCGTTGCATATACTGTACCATTAATTAGGGAAACACATTCCCGTATATTAAGACCAACTAACTTTTCACCAACAAAATAA
- the Slx1 gene encoding structure-specific endonuclease subunit SLX1, translating to MENAEVIEHFYGVYLLYCMNPKYKGRTYIGYTVDPCRRLKRHNAGKEHGGAWKTSNKGPWNMVLIIHGFPNNTSALRFEWAWQHPHISRRLKHVPKKKSRQKVIEFCFLVLSNMLKVGPWCRLPLTIRWLDYEFFEKYSSYVSAPIHMPICHGKVISKKIKKTNDTIETLDELSIICSICNAPVERKQAVSCIKPSCSLIAHLICLAQLFHKDNMILPIEGTCPICNTNVLWGDLIRRKIGCYGNLQEISNDEDYYT from the exons ATGGAAAACGCAGAAGTTATAGAGCACTTTTATGgtgtatatttgttatattgtaTGAATCCAAAATATAAGGGAAGAACATACATAGGATATACAGTTGATCCTTGTCGTCGACTTAAGAGACATAATGCTGGAAAAGAACATGGAGGTGCATGGAAAACAAGTAATAAAGGGCCAtg GAATATGGTATTAATTATTCATGGCTTTCCAAATAATACATCTGCCCTTAGG tttgaGTGGGCTTGGCAACACCCTCATATTAGTCGCCGTTTGAAACATGTACCTAAGAAAAAATCACGACAGAAAGTAATTGAATTTTGCTTTCTGGTTCTGTCAAATATGTTAAAAGTTGGACCTTGGTGCCGTTTACCTTTAACAATTCGTTGGCTAGATTATGAATTCTTTGAAAAGTACTCTAGCTATGTTTCAGCTCCAATACATATGCCTATATGTCATGGAAAAGTAATTtccaaaaaaattaagaagacAAATGATACAATAGAAACATTGGATGAATTATCTATAATCTGTTCTATTTGTAATgcacctgtagaaagaaaaCAAGCAGTTAGCTGTATAAAACCTAGCTGTTCATTAATAGCTCATTTAATTTGTTTGGcacaattatttcataaagacAACATGATTTTACCAATTGAAGGTACTTGCCCTATTTGTAATACCAATGTTTTATGGGGGGATTTAATTAGAAGAAAGATTGGTTGTTATGGAAATTTGCAAGAAATTTCCAATGATGAAGATTATTATACTTga
- the LOC139985886 gene encoding transmembrane protein 53 — protein MSNQEDLDYYIMFPSFPPSPKDPTLTTGSQDQREEFVFVYKEDKRPVIVLLGWAGCQDKYLAKYSAIYEEKSCITLRYTAPVECLFWRRDKMPHIGKRLIQVITDKSLDQHPIFFHVFSNGGAFLYQHVSLAMQQANSPLKVKGVIFDSAPGERRLTALFKAISAIIGGHPLTNIPMSFLITIFLSILWFLEVIAHALGRGYPVQTNPIGLAEESYSWPQLFLYSNADTLIPAADVEKFASRRAERGVRVQLVLFTNSPHVKHYATYRDAYVNTVCSFIHECLTSPNLECLELPQNHGIENNSRNYVTMPSLTKRVVLPHEATKLN, from the exons ATGAGCAATCAAGAGGACCTCGACTATTACATCATGTTCCCGTCGTTTCCGCCGTCCCCGAAGGATCCAACGTTAACCACCGGTAGTCAGGATCAACGTGAAGAGTTCGTATTCGTTTACAAGGAGGACAAACGACCGGTAATAGTGCTACTAGGATGGGCCGGCTGTCAAGACAAATATCTGGCCAAGTACAGCGCAATTTACGAAGAGAAGAG CTGCATCACACTACGATACACGGCACCAGTAGAATGTCTATTTTGGCGAAGAGACAAAATGCCTCATATTGGCAAACGGTTAATCCAGGTAATCACAGACAAGAGTTTAGATCAACACCCGATATTCTTCCATGTCTTCAGTAACGGCGGCGCGTTTCTATATCAACATGTAAGCCTTGCGATGCAACAAGCTAACTCACCGCTTAAG GTCAAAGGAGTGATATTTGATAGCGCACCTGGAGAAAGAAGATTAACCGCTCTTTTCAAAGCAATTAGCGCAATCATCGGCGGACATCCACTTACGAACATACCAATGTCCTTCCTCATTACGATCTTCCTCTCTATACTTTGGTTTTTAGAG GTGATCGCTCACGCCCTTGGACGTGGTTATCCAGTGCAAACGAACCCGATCGGTCTTGCAGAAGAATCCTATTCTTGGCCGCAATTGTTTCTTTATTCGAACGCTGACACTTTAATTCCGGCAGCG GACGTCGAGAAATTCGCCAGTCGACGAGCAGAACGTGGTGTACGAGTGCAGCTGGTACTTTTCACCAATTCTCCGCACGTCAAGCATTATGCTACTTATCGTGATGCCTACGTAAATACAGTTTGTAGTTTCATCCACGAATGCCTGACGTCACCAAATTTAGAATGCCTGGAATTGCCTCAGAATCAcggtatagaaaataattcccGGAATTACGTCACTATGCCAAGTCTTACCAAAAGAGTTGTGCTACCTCATGAGGCTACTAagttaaattag